A part of Geothrix oryzae genomic DNA contains:
- a CDS encoding exonuclease SbcCD subunit D — MRFLHTSDWHLGKTLCNANLLDDQAHALDQVAAMVKETRAEALVVAGDLYDRAVPPKEAVALLDDALDRLVRGLGVPVLIIAGNHDSPERLGFASGFLETQGLHVAGPLEAGASPVLIGNAAFHLLPYADPATARHAFQDDAIRTHQDALAAQLARARANHPAGRRFVAVAHAFVAGGEGSDSELGLAVGGTGEVDATLFKACDYAALGHLHRPQEAGYAQVRYAGSLLKYSASEAGHVKALTLVELPDHGPVRTEPLPLSPRRDLRRLRGRFEDLMRGPHGEAGDYLFLELLDEGPVLDAMARLRQIYPNILGIQPAPATPALPQEVVPSVDRELDPAALFETFFRDSAGRDMDEAERALFHEVAGRTLSGEAAE; from the coding sequence ATGCGATTCCTCCACACCTCCGATTGGCACCTCGGCAAGACCCTCTGCAACGCCAACCTCCTGGACGACCAGGCCCACGCCCTCGACCAGGTGGCCGCCATGGTGAAGGAGACCCGCGCCGAGGCCCTGGTGGTGGCCGGGGATCTCTATGACCGCGCGGTGCCCCCGAAGGAGGCGGTGGCCCTGCTGGATGACGCGCTGGACCGCCTTGTGCGCGGCCTCGGCGTGCCGGTGCTGATCATCGCGGGCAACCACGACAGCCCGGAGCGCCTGGGGTTCGCCTCCGGCTTCCTGGAGACCCAGGGCCTCCATGTGGCCGGCCCCCTCGAGGCCGGGGCCTCGCCGGTGCTCATCGGCAACGCGGCCTTCCACCTCCTGCCCTACGCGGATCCGGCCACGGCCCGCCACGCGTTCCAGGACGACGCCATCCGCACCCACCAGGACGCCCTCGCCGCCCAGCTGGCCCGGGCGCGCGCGAACCATCCCGCGGGCCGCCGCTTCGTGGCCGTGGCGCATGCCTTCGTCGCGGGGGGCGAGGGCTCCGATTCGGAACTGGGTCTGGCCGTCGGCGGCACGGGCGAAGTGGACGCGACCCTGTTCAAGGCCTGCGACTACGCGGCCCTGGGGCACCTGCACCGGCCCCAGGAGGCGGGCTACGCCCAGGTGCGCTATGCCGGCAGCCTCCTGAAATACAGCGCCTCCGAGGCCGGCCATGTGAAGGCCCTCACCCTGGTGGAGCTGCCGGACCACGGCCCGGTCCGCACGGAGCCCCTGCCCCTCAGCCCCCGCCGGGATCTCCGCCGGCTGCGCGGCCGCTTCGAGGATCTGATGCGCGGTCCGCACGGCGAGGCGGGGGACTACCTGTTCCTGGAGCTGCTGGACGAGGGCCCCGTGCTGGACGCCATGGCCCGCCTGCGCCAGATCTATCCCAACATCCTCGGCATCCAGCCCGCCCCGGCCACCCCGGCGCTACCGCAGGAAGTGGTGCCCTCCGTGGACCGGGAGCTCGACCCGGCGGCCCTCTTCGAGACCTTCTTCCGCGACAGCGCCGGACGGGACATGGACGAGGCCGAACGGGCCCTCTTCCACGAGGTGGCGGGGCGGACCCTGTCCGGGGAGGCCGCCGAGTGA
- a CDS encoding bactofilin family protein — MFSRRKNDATSRAASAPASTVLGAGSRWQGEIRTGTTSLRVEGEVEGTILSEGQVTIAAGGLVRGAIHARRLAVMGRAEGVVKVEECLEILGAGWVEGEVELGTLVVDEGGTLVGSCVRHTLPPVEKAPVPLVPRKEDRTVDRYGHPASGTHDFTPAGRGPDWKF, encoded by the coding sequence ATGTTCAGCCGCAGAAAGAACGATGCAACCTCGCGGGCGGCCTCCGCGCCGGCCTCGACGGTGCTGGGCGCGGGCTCCCGGTGGCAGGGGGAGATCCGCACCGGGACGACCAGCCTGCGGGTCGAGGGCGAAGTGGAAGGCACCATCCTGAGCGAAGGCCAGGTCACGATCGCCGCCGGAGGCCTGGTGCGCGGCGCCATTCATGCCCGGCGGCTCGCGGTGATGGGCCGTGCGGAAGGCGTGGTCAAGGTGGAGGAATGCCTCGAGATCCTGGGCGCAGGCTGGGTCGAGGGCGAAGTGGAACTCGGTACGCTGGTGGTGGACGAGGGCGGCACCCTGGTCGGCAGCTGCGTGCGGCACACCCTCCCGCCCGTGGAGAAGGCACCGGTGCCCCTGGTGCCGCGCAAGGAGGACCGGACCGTGGACCGCTACGGCCATCCCGCCAGCGGCACCCACGACTTCACGCCCGCGGGCCGGGGCCCCGACTGGAAGTTCTAG
- a CDS encoding S9 family peptidase, which yields MLRSLAPFLSLALVAQPAPYQKAPKAIQAVLDAPGTPTLLASPAGDRFLLAEVARHPPIKDLAQPMVRLAGLRLNPRTRGPHNPTRLKALAIQDLKGGPARPIALPPGILLGQPRWSPDGTRFVLLGTTADATELWVGEAGTGKLHRIEGLKLNATLGDPLDWLPDGSLLCKAVPAGQGPVPRAPEVPVGPRIQENEGKAAPAPTYQDLLQNAHDETLFEFLGQSQLVRVNLTSGTATPLGKPGLYAQVQPAPGGQWILVARLRRPFSFLVPASQFPVREEVWDRGGALVHTAADLPLAEGIPLEGVRTGPRRLHWRPTEPATLAWVEALDGGDPKRKADFRDRLLLQAAPFQTAPTEWLRLKARLSGLDWGEGGRLAVVREYERDRRWTRTWLLDPSKPAEARLAFDLSSNDRYRDPGTFAQRLLPNGHMALRQLGSALFLTGSGATAAGDRPFLDRFDPTTLKAERLFHCGEGVFESPAALLADGRFITRRESPSEAPNYVLHGTGARALTAFADPLPDLRKIQKKLVKYTRPDGVALSFTMYLPPDYRAGERRPAVIWAYPMEFTDAATAGQVSGSTDRFTTLGGMSHLFFLLSGYVVLDNTTMPVVGDPQTVNDTYLDQVVASAKAAIDKADELGVIDPKRVGVGGHSYGAFMTANLLAHSTLFRAGIARSGAYNRTLTPFGFQSERRTLWEAPEMYLKVSPFMAANKFNAPILLIHGEADNNSGTFPMQSERLYAALKGNGQTVRYVTLPLESHGYIARESIEHTLWEMLRWFDRHLKGESGS from the coding sequence ATGTTGCGATCCCTCGCGCCTTTCCTGAGCCTCGCCCTGGTCGCCCAGCCGGCGCCCTACCAGAAGGCGCCCAAGGCCATCCAGGCCGTCCTCGACGCTCCCGGAACGCCCACCCTCCTTGCGAGTCCGGCGGGGGACCGCTTCCTGCTCGCCGAGGTCGCCCGCCATCCCCCCATCAAGGACCTCGCCCAACCCATGGTCCGGCTGGCCGGGCTGCGGCTGAATCCGCGGACCCGGGGGCCCCACAACCCGACGCGGCTGAAAGCCCTGGCCATCCAGGATCTGAAAGGCGGGCCCGCCCGGCCCATCGCCCTGCCCCCGGGCATCCTGCTGGGCCAGCCCCGCTGGTCGCCGGACGGCACCCGCTTCGTGCTGCTCGGGACCACGGCGGACGCCACGGAGCTGTGGGTGGGCGAGGCCGGCACCGGCAAGCTCCACCGGATCGAGGGCCTGAAGCTGAACGCCACGCTGGGCGATCCCCTGGACTGGCTGCCGGACGGCAGCCTGCTCTGCAAGGCCGTGCCCGCCGGCCAGGGCCCCGTGCCCCGGGCCCCCGAGGTGCCGGTGGGACCGCGCATCCAGGAGAACGAGGGCAAGGCCGCCCCCGCCCCCACCTACCAGGATCTGCTCCAGAACGCCCATGACGAGACCCTCTTCGAGTTCCTCGGCCAGTCCCAACTGGTGCGCGTGAACCTGACCAGCGGCACGGCCACGCCCCTCGGCAAGCCGGGCCTCTACGCCCAGGTGCAGCCCGCGCCCGGCGGGCAATGGATCCTCGTGGCGCGGCTCCGGCGGCCCTTCTCCTTCCTGGTGCCGGCCTCGCAGTTTCCGGTGCGCGAGGAAGTCTGGGATCGCGGCGGCGCGCTCGTCCACACGGCCGCGGACCTGCCCCTGGCCGAGGGCATCCCCCTCGAGGGCGTGCGCACGGGCCCCCGCCGTCTCCACTGGCGGCCCACGGAACCCGCCACGCTGGCCTGGGTCGAGGCCCTGGACGGCGGGGATCCCAAGCGCAAGGCCGACTTCCGCGACCGCCTCCTCCTGCAGGCCGCGCCCTTCCAGACCGCGCCCACGGAGTGGCTCCGCCTCAAGGCCCGGCTCAGCGGCCTGGACTGGGGCGAGGGCGGCCGCCTGGCCGTGGTGCGGGAGTACGAGCGCGATCGCCGCTGGACCCGGACCTGGCTGCTGGACCCGTCCAAGCCCGCCGAAGCCCGCCTGGCCTTCGACCTCAGCAGCAACGACAGATACCGCGATCCCGGGACCTTCGCCCAGCGCCTGCTGCCCAACGGGCACATGGCCCTCCGGCAGCTGGGCAGCGCCCTGTTCCTCACCGGATCCGGCGCCACGGCCGCGGGCGACCGCCCCTTCCTGGACCGCTTCGACCCCACGACGCTGAAGGCCGAACGGCTCTTCCACTGCGGCGAAGGCGTCTTCGAGTCTCCCGCGGCCCTGCTGGCGGACGGCCGCTTCATCACCCGCCGCGAGAGCCCCAGCGAAGCCCCGAATTATGTGCTTCACGGCACCGGGGCGAGGGCCTTGACGGCCTTCGCAGATCCCCTGCCCGACCTCCGGAAGATCCAGAAGAAGCTCGTGAAGTACACGCGGCCCGATGGCGTGGCCCTCAGCTTCACGATGTACCTGCCGCCCGATTACAGGGCCGGCGAGCGCCGCCCCGCCGTGATCTGGGCCTACCCGATGGAGTTCACCGACGCCGCCACCGCGGGCCAGGTGAGCGGTTCCACCGACCGCTTCACGACCCTCGGCGGCATGTCCCACCTCTTCTTCCTGCTGTCGGGCTATGTGGTGCTGGACAACACCACCATGCCCGTCGTGGGGGATCCCCAGACCGTGAACGACACCTACCTCGACCAGGTGGTGGCCAGCGCCAAGGCCGCCATCGACAAGGCGGACGAGCTGGGCGTCATCGATCCCAAGCGCGTGGGCGTGGGCGGCCACAGCTATGGCGCCTTCATGACCGCCAACCTGCTCGCGCACTCGACCCTCTTCCGGGCGGGCATCGCCCGCAGCGGCGCCTACAACCGCACGCTCACCCCCTTCGGGTTCCAGAGTGAGCGCCGCACCCTGTGGGAAGCGCCGGAGATGTACCTGAAGGTGTCGCCCTTCATGGCGGCCAACAAGTTCAACGCGCCGATCCTGCTCATCCATGGCGAGGCCGACAACAACTCCGGCACCTTCCCCATGCAGAGCGAACGGCTCTACGCGGCGTTGAAGGGCAACGGACAGACGGTCCGCTATGTCACCTTGCCCCTCGAAAGCCACGGCTACATCGCCCGCGAATCCATCGAGCACACCCTGTGGGAGATGCTCCGCTGGTTCGATCGCCACCTGAAGGGCGAGTCCGGCTCCTAG
- a CDS encoding bacteriohemerythrin: MAYMEWRPTLEVGHAKIDSEHRSLVEALNRLHAAMKQGKGKDEIEKTLLFLKDYTVEHFKGEERMMIAHRYPGTNTHCAIHADLVKEVGDLIANYQAGKVVLTSSVLSFLEDWLVKHIQGEDMALGAFLKEKGAVA, encoded by the coding sequence ATGGCCTACATGGAATGGCGTCCCACCCTGGAAGTCGGTCACGCCAAGATCGATTCGGAGCACCGCTCCCTCGTGGAGGCGCTGAACCGGCTGCACGCCGCGATGAAGCAGGGCAAGGGCAAGGATGAGATCGAGAAGACCCTGCTCTTCCTGAAGGACTACACCGTGGAGCACTTCAAGGGCGAGGAGCGCATGATGATCGCCCACCGCTATCCCGGCACCAACACCCACTGCGCCATCCACGCGGATCTCGTGAAGGAGGTCGGCGACCTCATCGCGAACTACCAGGCCGGCAAGGTGGTCCTCACCTCGTCCGTCCTGAGCTTCCTCGAGGACTGGCTGGTCAAGCACATCCAGGGCGAGGACATGGCCCTGGGCGCCTTCCTCAAGGAGAAGGGCGCCGTCGCCTAG
- a CDS encoding AAA family ATPase, translating to MKPLKLTLEAFGPYAGRQELDFADLKDQSFFLIHGPTGAGKTSLLDGISYALYGETSGGLRETRDLRSHFAAADIPTQVVFDFALGDRRYRVERSPEQQVPRQRGEGTKKQPYAANLWELQGEAEVPLATEKPTAVDAKVADLLGFKASQFRQVVLLPQGRFQEFMLAGSAERQAILQTLFQTIRYARISEALADEEKVLKEALRTAHAETRQLLAQAGVAAAQDLPGLLQATATRLEALVAEQTEASGLLERADAALNEGSRAAERLAERAAARAESERLRGLARIMDARRTELERARRCEAVTPAAVRLEESLARIQELEQEETCLAALASERAQDLARAEAVLTDAEQHEVRREELRRTIQRLRDLEPKLEALEQARQEAREAALERSRLEDLAGWQKRRVETSKQELSQQRLLLQETRTEASQLAGREGLLVLVRQRRSQREDLDRAIEAVDRAATALEAAQETLLATQQAVQAARERHRGLQEQRLAAQAARLARDLHPGQPCPVCGSEAHPHPALPSADLPDDQEMRQSQEQQEDAETAQARAQDAAASRRAALDTARARRQDLAERLGEHVGISLEDLSIFETRHREDLDRSRSAEAGLARAEQRLAEAEAARNLSEAQLSETNQRLSDLMVQEAGAKARMQLLEDALLQELRVPGALSTRRREAEEALAESEARLKAARAAREPAQAAAMQAQAELKAHAGRLEAARTDSWNANGAFEDALAAAHFHGRTDFDLARRSAGEMESLAASLETHAAETAAAADRSARAEALAEGLEAPDLSALQAARDGAQARFSSTGEALGRAQSEQAALQRLEAALTRLEAKREAEERRHRAAASLARVARGEEGDRVSFERFVQGAILDEVLISASERLRRMSKQRYALRRATVSTDLRKAGGLQLEITDSHTGRARAVSSLSGGEGFQASLALALGLSDVVQRHAGGIRLDTVFIDEGFGSLDSEALDLALRTLEDLNQGGRLVGLISHLEEVKARIPARLEVTPGPGGSHARFRIE from the coding sequence GTGAAGCCCCTCAAGCTCACCCTGGAGGCCTTCGGCCCCTATGCGGGACGGCAGGAACTCGATTTCGCGGATCTGAAGGATCAGAGCTTCTTCCTCATCCACGGGCCCACCGGCGCCGGCAAGACCAGCCTCCTGGACGGCATCAGCTACGCGCTCTACGGCGAGACCAGCGGGGGCCTGCGCGAGACCCGCGACCTCCGCAGCCACTTCGCCGCCGCCGACATCCCCACCCAGGTGGTCTTCGACTTCGCCCTGGGCGACCGGCGGTACCGGGTGGAGCGGTCGCCAGAGCAGCAGGTGCCCCGGCAGCGCGGCGAGGGCACCAAGAAACAGCCCTATGCCGCGAACCTGTGGGAGCTGCAGGGCGAGGCCGAGGTACCGCTCGCCACGGAGAAGCCCACGGCGGTGGACGCGAAGGTGGCCGACCTCCTGGGCTTCAAGGCCAGCCAGTTCCGACAGGTGGTCCTGCTGCCCCAGGGCCGCTTCCAGGAGTTCATGCTCGCCGGCTCCGCCGAGCGCCAGGCGATCCTCCAGACCCTCTTCCAGACCATCCGCTACGCCCGCATCAGCGAGGCCCTCGCCGACGAGGAGAAGGTCCTCAAGGAGGCCCTGCGCACGGCCCACGCGGAAACCCGGCAGCTCCTCGCGCAGGCCGGCGTCGCCGCGGCCCAGGATCTCCCGGGCCTGCTCCAGGCCACCGCGACCCGGCTGGAAGCCCTGGTCGCCGAGCAGACGGAAGCCAGCGGCCTCCTCGAGCGGGCCGACGCCGCCCTGAACGAGGGCTCCCGCGCCGCCGAACGGCTGGCGGAGCGGGCGGCCGCTCGGGCCGAAAGCGAGCGCCTCCGGGGCCTCGCCCGCATCATGGACGCCCGCCGCACGGAGCTGGAGCGGGCCCGCCGCTGCGAAGCCGTCACGCCCGCGGCGGTCCGTCTGGAGGAGAGCCTCGCCCGCATCCAGGAGCTGGAGCAGGAGGAGACGTGCCTGGCGGCCCTCGCCAGCGAGCGGGCCCAGGATCTGGCCCGCGCCGAAGCCGTCCTGACGGACGCCGAGCAGCACGAGGTGCGCCGCGAAGAGCTGCGACGGACCATCCAGCGGTTGAGGGACCTCGAGCCCAAGCTGGAGGCCCTGGAACAGGCCCGGCAGGAGGCCCGGGAAGCGGCCCTGGAGCGCAGCCGCCTGGAGGACCTGGCGGGGTGGCAGAAGCGCCGGGTCGAGACTTCCAAGCAGGAGCTCTCCCAGCAGCGGCTCCTCCTGCAGGAAACGCGCACCGAGGCTTCCCAGCTGGCGGGCCGCGAGGGACTCTTGGTGCTGGTCCGCCAGCGACGCTCCCAGCGGGAAGATCTGGACCGGGCCATCGAAGCGGTGGATCGCGCCGCCACGGCCCTGGAGGCGGCTCAGGAAACCCTGCTGGCCACCCAGCAGGCCGTGCAGGCCGCCCGGGAGCGCCACCGGGGCCTGCAGGAGCAGCGGCTGGCCGCCCAGGCCGCCCGGCTGGCGCGCGACCTCCATCCCGGCCAGCCCTGCCCCGTCTGCGGCAGCGAAGCCCACCCCCACCCGGCCCTGCCTTCGGCGGACCTCCCGGACGACCAGGAGATGCGCCAGTCGCAGGAGCAGCAGGAGGATGCGGAAACCGCCCAGGCCCGCGCCCAGGATGCCGCCGCTTCCCGCCGGGCGGCCCTGGACACGGCCCGGGCCCGGCGCCAGGACCTGGCCGAACGGCTGGGCGAGCATGTGGGCATCAGCCTGGAGGACCTGTCCATCTTCGAAACGCGGCACCGGGAGGACCTGGACCGCAGCCGCTCTGCCGAGGCGGGCCTGGCCCGGGCGGAGCAGCGGCTGGCCGAGGCCGAGGCCGCGCGAAACCTGTCAGAAGCCCAGCTTTCCGAGACGAACCAGCGGCTCTCCGACCTGATGGTCCAGGAGGCCGGGGCCAAGGCCCGGATGCAGCTTCTCGAGGACGCCCTGCTCCAGGAGCTGCGCGTGCCGGGCGCCTTGTCCACGCGGCGGCGGGAGGCCGAGGAGGCCCTGGCCGAATCCGAGGCCCGCCTCAAGGCCGCACGCGCCGCCCGGGAGCCGGCCCAGGCCGCGGCCATGCAAGCCCAGGCCGAGCTGAAGGCCCATGCCGGACGCCTGGAGGCGGCGCGGACCGACTCCTGGAACGCCAACGGCGCCTTCGAAGACGCCCTGGCCGCCGCCCACTTCCACGGCCGGACAGATTTCGACCTGGCCCGGCGCAGCGCCGGGGAGATGGAATCCCTGGCCGCCTCCCTCGAGACCCATGCCGCGGAAACCGCCGCCGCCGCGGACCGCTCCGCCCGCGCCGAGGCCCTGGCCGAGGGACTGGAGGCCCCAGATCTGTCCGCCCTCCAGGCCGCCCGGGACGGGGCCCAGGCCCGGTTCTCCTCCACGGGCGAGGCCCTGGGCCGCGCCCAGTCCGAACAGGCCGCCCTGCAGCGGCTGGAGGCGGCCCTCACCCGCCTGGAGGCCAAGCGCGAGGCCGAGGAGCGCCGCCACCGCGCCGCGGCCAGCCTGGCCCGCGTGGCCCGCGGCGAGGAAGGCGACCGCGTCTCCTTCGAGCGCTTCGTCCAGGGCGCCATTCTCGACGAGGTGCTCATCTCGGCCTCAGAGCGTCTGCGCCGCATGAGCAAGCAGCGCTACGCCCTGCGCCGGGCCACGGTCAGCACGGACCTGCGGAAGGCCGGCGGCCTCCAGCTGGAGATCACGGACAGCCACACGGGCCGCGCCCGGGCCGTGAGCTCCCTTTCGGGCGGCGAGGGCTTCCAGGCCAGCCTGGCGCTGGCGCTGGGCCTGTCGGATGTCGTGCAGCGCCATGCGGGCGGCATCCGCCTCGATACGGTGTTCATCGACGAGGGCTTCGGCAGCCTGGACTCCGAGGCCCTGGATCTGGCCCTCCGCACCCTCGAGGACTTGAACCAGGGGGGCCGCCTGGTGGGCCTCATCAGCCACCTGGAGGAAGTGAAGGCCCGCATACCCGCCCGCCTGGAAGTCACTCCCGGTCCCGGCGGCAGCCACGCCCGCTTCCGGATCGAGTAG
- the ggt gene encoding gamma-glutamyltransferase yields MRIPLILSLLLALAASAQAPAGRPRGGVVSQERLASEAGAQVLREGGSAVDAAVATAFALAVVHPAAGNLGGGGFLLSRSAGGRSSFVDFRETAPAAAHPRMWQKEGAYDEVRHHQSLAAVGVPGTVAGLREAWKREGRLPWARLLRPAIRLAREGFVLTENQAASLAEQLPAFHSHAPTLAQFSRKGEPYRAGDRLVQRDLARTLARLSKDWTEFYRGRTAALIVRDMKAGGGLITASDLRAYRPVRREPLRGTYRGLELLAAPPPSSGGQVLIETLNMLEGYDLKALGAGSPAAIHLAAEALRRAFADRAQHLGDPAFNPELPLARLLSKAHAAELRATISLERASASAPDRFTWPKDRPDTTHLSVVDRQGNAVSLTYTLEDSYGLKRIVPGAGFLLNNELGDFNAAPGLTDATGRIGTAPNLAQPGKRPLSSMCPVILVQAGAVFMVSGSPGGRTIPSTVLNTVLQVVDFGQDARAAVDAPRFHHQWLPDRLQVEADLPTATREGLKARGHVLKEVARQGCAQVILVKDGIARGAADAKRWPDSGVATE; encoded by the coding sequence GTGCGCATTCCTCTGATCCTCTCGCTGCTCCTCGCGCTGGCGGCCTCGGCCCAGGCTCCCGCCGGCAGGCCGAGGGGCGGGGTGGTGAGCCAGGAGCGGCTGGCCTCGGAGGCCGGGGCCCAGGTGCTGCGGGAGGGCGGCTCCGCGGTGGATGCAGCCGTGGCCACGGCCTTCGCGCTGGCGGTGGTGCACCCGGCGGCAGGCAACCTGGGCGGCGGGGGCTTCCTGCTGTCGAGGTCGGCTGGAGGCCGGTCCTCATTCGTGGATTTCCGGGAGACGGCGCCGGCCGCGGCCCATCCCCGCATGTGGCAGAAGGAGGGCGCCTACGACGAGGTCCGGCACCACCAGAGCCTGGCGGCCGTGGGCGTTCCCGGCACCGTGGCGGGCCTGCGGGAGGCCTGGAAGCGGGAAGGCCGTCTGCCCTGGGCGCGCCTGCTGCGGCCCGCCATCCGCCTGGCCCGGGAGGGCTTCGTGCTGACGGAGAACCAGGCCGCCAGCCTGGCGGAGCAGCTGCCCGCCTTTCATTCCCATGCGCCCACCCTGGCCCAGTTCAGCCGGAAGGGCGAGCCGTACCGGGCCGGAGACCGGCTGGTGCAGCGGGATCTGGCCCGCACCCTGGCCCGCCTGTCGAAGGACTGGACGGAGTTCTACCGGGGCCGCACCGCCGCGCTCATCGTGCGCGACATGAAGGCGGGGGGCGGCCTGATCACGGCCTCGGATCTGCGGGCCTACCGGCCCGTGCGGCGCGAGCCTCTGCGGGGGACCTACCGCGGCCTCGAGCTGCTCGCCGCGCCGCCGCCCAGCTCCGGCGGCCAGGTGCTGATCGAGACCTTGAACATGCTCGAGGGCTACGACCTGAAGGCCTTGGGCGCCGGGTCCCCGGCGGCGATCCATCTGGCCGCCGAGGCCCTGCGCCGCGCCTTCGCCGATCGGGCCCAGCACCTCGGCGATCCGGCCTTCAATCCGGAGCTCCCGCTGGCCCGGCTGCTCTCCAAGGCCCATGCCGCGGAGCTGCGGGCGACGATCTCGCTGGAACGGGCGTCGGCATCGGCGCCGGACCGCTTCACCTGGCCGAAGGACCGCCCCGACACCACGCACCTTTCCGTCGTCGACCGCCAGGGGAATGCCGTGAGCCTCACCTACACCCTGGAGGACAGCTACGGCCTGAAGCGCATCGTGCCGGGCGCGGGCTTCCTGCTCAACAACGAGCTGGGCGATTTCAACGCCGCCCCGGGCCTGACGGACGCCACGGGCCGCATCGGCACGGCGCCGAATCTCGCCCAACCCGGGAAGCGGCCCCTGTCCAGCATGTGTCCCGTGATCCTGGTGCAGGCTGGCGCGGTGTTCATGGTGAGCGGCAGCCCCGGGGGGCGCACCATCCCCAGCACGGTGCTGAACACGGTACTCCAGGTCGTGGATTTCGGCCAGGACGCTCGCGCCGCGGTGGACGCGCCGCGCTTCCACCACCAGTGGCTGCCGGATCGCCTCCAGGTGGAAGCGGATCTGCCGACCGCCACCAGGGAAGGCCTGAAGGCGAGAGGACATGTCCTCAAGGAAGTGGCGAGGCAGGGCTGCGCCCAGGTGATCCTCGTGAAGGACGGGATCGCCCGGGGCGCGGCAGATGCGAAGCGCTGGCCCGACAGCGGCGTGGCGACTGAATAG